GCATTGTACTAGGTCAGTGGTTTTGAAAATAGATacaattgtaaatgaaaaacaaataatataaaaaaacaaatgtaaaaatgtatttactgtaaaagTGATATAATGCTCCacagaaaaaccaaaacaaacataataacACTTTCTATATAATAATCTTTCAATCACtagagaaatatgaaatattacaaaatggTTTATAGCAGTCACCGAAGAGCTGTAGAATATCATCAGCATCCCAACAAAGCATGTCAAATAATGTCAGTTTCCTCCACTACTGTGTGAATGCCTCCAAATGCCTTGTTTCCTCAAACCTAGACATTTATAACTTTGGTAAGTATGTGGAATTTTGACTCCAGTTGTACATGATTTCTAATAGTTAAGGTATTACCCCCAATTCATATTTTTGGAATTACAGTCACTGGCAACCAGAGATCAAAGCACTGATAGTCACACCCAAAGCACTAATAGAACAATTGAAAAGTACCACACGGAAGtctgcattttcatattttactgtacatgtgtatgcgCATGTAAACTGAGAGGAAAGTTGTGCACTGTTACCCACTGTGCAGGAAGTCAAGAAGTTGCAATTTATAACGATGAAATATGCGCCATTTGCTTGCCTGAAATTATATtctgtaacatttaaaaaacaccatCTGTGAACATTTCCTTTCTTTGTTAGCTAACTGAGAAGAAGTGTACAGAGCTGATATCTCAGCTTGAACATACCTGGCATAGCTTGAGGCATCGCAAAGACATAGAGAGATAATGGCAGGTTCTGAATGTGGCTACCATGAGAACGTTCTGTTCATATTTTTGAGAAGGCAgaactcccagcatgcctcagtgTGATAGTGGGCAGAGTCACAAATCAAAACTGAGCACAATAGTCCTCCTTGCATGAGGAGGAAAAACCCTCCCATACaaccaaaccaaaaatagattGTTACTGTGCCTAGTTGTAGGTCATGTGTTTGGATGTAAATGGAGGGATAAAAAAACTAACCTATGTCAGAATcaaatgcattgaaaaaaacCTTATTTTTATTCAAGTACAAATTTCAATTATCAACACAACTCATCTCTGTTCTGGGTGTATTTTGAGTCTAtgatcatttgttttatattttgtaaaataaagaaacatgcTGTATTTGTCCCCCTTTAATTCACTCCTGAAAACCATATCCAGCTTAATGAATGAAAGAGCTCAAGAAAATGGCCTGGCTAGCAATCTTATGCTCCTTTTTAAGCATACAGCCTACAATTCTTCTCTActctgttttgtcttttttttctgggagtCTCCTTTCTCTTTAGCTGGCTTATATACAGTCATGCCAAGTCACATGATTCCATAAAGAACATTGAAGTTCAAAAGAGAGGAACACCAGCGCCTTAGAAGCCTGAGGTGTATGAGGTGTCTCCAGACTCTGACCACATCGAGGTCTTTCGCGCCATTGGCCTGACGTGACCCTTCATCTTGCAGCCCAAGGTGTTCAGCATGTCCACCAGGTGGCGCCGGAATTTAACGCCCACGAAAGCATAGAGCACGGGGTTCAGGCAGCAGTGAAAGTAGCCGAGGGTCGACGTGACTGTCAGGGACACGTCCAGAGCCGTCACACTCGAGCACGTTTGGTTGTTGTGCGTCCGGTTGGACTGGATGGTGTCCACCAACATGGTGATGTTGTATGGCGTCCAGCTGATGAAGAAGGCCACTACCAGCACCAGGATCACCCTGATGGCCTTCTGCTTCTGCGGCCCCTGGGAGCCGCCCCGAAGCCGCAGCAGGATGCAGGAGTAGCAGAAGACCATGACCACCGAGGGCAGGAGGAAGCCGACGATGTGGTAGAGCAGACGAGAGGCCAAGCGCCAGCCCTGGGTACTGACGCTGAAGCGCAGGTAGTTGTGGGTGCACTCTGTCTTCAATCCCCTTCTTGGATCCTGTACGGACTCCAGAAAGATCCAGTCGGGTATGGAGAGCAGGAGGCAGAACAGCCAGACGAACAGGCAGCTGGCCTGCACTGCCCAGGGCTTGCGGCGAGAGTACATTTGTACAGCGTGCACAATGGACAGGTAGCGATCCAGACTGATGCAGGCCAGCAGGAAGATCCCGCTGTAGAAGTTTATCTGTGAAAATGGAGGACGAAGGAGAGAAGCCTGTAGTTGCAGAATGGCTGTATAGTATAGTACTTGTTTCACTACAGAATCAGACCTCTAGCTTTTGTGGCCATCTGCTGTATACTTCAAGAGAAAGTGATGATGACCATATGTAGACCAATTAACACAGTAATAACCCCTGAAATATAGTTTTGCATGATAACTGATATGGTCCAAGATGTATTTCTATGAGCGTTTAGCGCTGGGTTGAGGAAACTGACGCTGCTTGGACCAGTCCTCTAAGATTCAGCACATACCTGAAGCCAACATGAAGAGAGGCCAAACTCAAACCAGAGGCAGAACCAGTGCGGTGCACTCTTACCTTGAAGAGGGCTCCCATCAGCTTGCAGAGCTCGGTGCCAAAGATCCAGCCCTGAGTGGCCTCCACAGCCCAGAAGGGCAGagtgagcagcagcagaatgtcGGCCACGGCCAGGTGCAGGATGAAGGTGTCGGTCACGCTCCAGATCCGCCGCAGCTGGAACAGAACTCCCAGGACCAGCCCGTTCCCCAGCAGGCCAACCACCAGCGCCAGGGAGTACAGAATCGGGATGAACACTGCCTGAAACTTCATGCTTTCCCCCTGTGTGCACACTAAACCTGCACAGCAAGTGTTGTCACTGGTGTCACCAGTGTAATGACTCTCATTATAGCCACTGCCATAAAATAATGAACTCAGGTCTTCTTCCCCAAACACctcctgaaaataaaacaaggtgaACAGTTAGATCTGTACAGGAATTTATTGCATATGTCTTTTGGGTGAGCGTAGTCAGTTTGATTTGCTTATTTCAAGTAAAGACAAATTTAGTTTGATGCTTGCTTTAATTAAACACTTATCAGCTAAGCCTTGGGTAGGTTTAGTAGGTTTTTGTTTATACTTCCTACAGTGGCAGGGGGACACTTCTTTTCAGTTGTTGAGAATAGGTTTACAGCTGTTTACCCAAAAAAGAACTGAAGTAGCAATGTAGTCTATTTACTGTTGTATCCATATCTCAGTAGTAGCTTTAACAGTGTTGAGGTTGAGTGTTGAAGTTCCAAGAACatgtgggtttaaaaaaaatgttttgcatatatttgcatatacaTTTCTCATGAATAGAACCAGTTTCCAGTAACtcattatttcagaaacattaaatggaaaaagagaATCACCAGCGAGCATGAAAAGAAGGTACAGGGTACTTTAACTAGCCCTGTGTACctaagcattttttaaaaattgaatggCACCATCTGAAACGGTTTCCTGTTTTCTGCAGGTGTGGGTAGCTGCATGAAATAATGCGGAATGCTGAAATATTCTCTGCTGAAAT
This window of the Anguilla anguilla isolate fAngAng1 chromosome 1, fAngAng1.pri, whole genome shotgun sequence genome carries:
- the cxcr3.1 gene encoding C-X-C chemokine receptor type 3.1 translates to MSLGNMEVFGEEDLSSLFYGSGYNESHYTGDTSDNTCCAGLVCTQGESMKFQAVFIPILYSLALVVGLLGNGLVLGVLFQLRRIWSVTDTFILHLAVADILLLLTLPFWAVEATQGWIFGTELCKLMGALFKINFYSGIFLLACISLDRYLSIVHAVQMYSRRKPWAVQASCLFVWLFCLLLSIPDWIFLESVQDPRRGLKTECTHNYLRFSVSTQGWRLASRLLYHIVGFLLPSVVMVFCYSCILLRLRGGSQGPQKQKAIRVILVLVVAFFISWTPYNITMLVDTIQSNRTHNNQTCSSVTALDVSLTVTSTLGYFHCCLNPVLYAFVGVKFRRHLVDMLNTLGCKMKGHVRPMARKTSMWSESGDTSYTSGF